The following proteins come from a genomic window of Proteinivorax hydrogeniformans:
- the rnmV gene encoding ribonuclease M5, with amino-acid sequence MKEVIVVEGKNDYHAVKRAEPKAEIITTSGFGISAETMARIKRAYKKRGVIILMDPDHVGEIIRKKLAAQFPKAKHAFVSREKAIENDDIGIENAQPGEIKRALSKVRTTGSQIEQEFNMDDLLFAKLTISSKSAKRRAKLGALLGIGYGNSKTFLKRLNQFDVTREEFNEGLKKLDGEQNV; translated from the coding sequence TTGAAGGAAGTCATAGTTGTCGAAGGAAAGAACGATTATCATGCTGTTAAGCGGGCAGAACCAAAAGCGGAGATAATCACTACCAGCGGTTTTGGTATAAGTGCTGAAACCATGGCCAGAATAAAACGGGCATATAAAAAAAGAGGGGTTATAATACTTATGGACCCAGACCATGTAGGAGAGATCATACGCAAAAAGTTAGCTGCCCAATTTCCAAAAGCTAAGCACGCCTTTGTTTCGAGAGAAAAAGCTATAGAAAATGATGATATAGGGATAGAAAATGCTCAGCCGGGTGAAATAAAAAGGGCTTTAAGTAAAGTGAGGACTACAGGTTCACAGATAGAGCAGGAGTTTAATATGGACGATCTTTTGTTTGCAAAACTTACTATTTCCTCTAAATCTGCAAAAAGGCGAGCAAAACTTGGGGCTCTTTTAGGGATTGGCTATGGAAATAGCAAGACGTTTTTAAAAAGGTTAAATCAGTTTGACGTAACGAGAGAAGAGTTTAATGAAGGGCTAAAAAAGCTGGATGGTGAACAAAATGTCTAA
- the rsmA gene encoding 16S rRNA (adenine(1518)-N(6)/adenine(1519)-N(6))-dimethyltransferase RsmA — MSNVTKVQQIKEFMAQQGFSIKKKFGQNFLIDKNALEKIVTATEPDNNTTVLEIGPGLGVLTNKLADSAGKVISIEIDKTLESHLKELEKKRENINVVFSDALKLDLSELLKKDISEGRKLKVTANLPYYITTPLLFKMLESKVEFESLTLMMQLEVAQRILASPGGKEYGNLTVAVQYYGEASMVTKVPPSCFYPQPKVDSAVINIKPRDKSVKVLDETFFFRLIKQAFSKRRKTLVNNLEPLADLSKCELTQILEELDIDGKRRAETLSIEEFAKVSDELIKYVKK, encoded by the coding sequence ATGTCTAATGTAACAAAGGTACAGCAAATTAAGGAGTTTATGGCACAGCAAGGCTTTAGCATAAAGAAGAAGTTTGGTCAAAATTTTTTAATAGATAAAAATGCACTAGAAAAAATAGTTACTGCTACAGAGCCCGATAACAATACAACAGTTTTAGAAATAGGTCCAGGCTTAGGAGTGCTTACCAATAAGTTAGCTGACAGTGCCGGCAAGGTGATATCAATAGAGATTGATAAAACCTTAGAAAGTCATTTAAAGGAGCTTGAAAAAAAACGCGAGAATATTAACGTTGTTTTTTCTGATGCATTGAAGCTAGACTTAAGTGAACTATTAAAAAAAGATATCAGTGAGGGCCGCAAGTTAAAGGTCACAGCGAACTTGCCTTACTATATAACCACTCCATTACTTTTCAAAATGCTAGAAAGTAAAGTGGAATTTGAAAGTTTAACATTAATGATGCAGTTAGAGGTCGCCCAGAGGATACTAGCAAGTCCTGGAGGAAAGGAGTATGGCAACTTAACTGTTGCTGTTCAGTATTATGGAGAGGCTAGTATGGTTACAAAAGTACCACCTAGCTGTTTTTACCCTCAGCCTAAGGTAGACTCCGCAGTGATAAACATAAAGCCCAGAGACAAAAGCGTTAAAGTGTTAGATGAGACATTTTTCTTTAGGCTAATTAAACAAGCTTTTAGCAAAAGAAGAAAAACTTTAGTCAATAATTTAGAGCCGTTAGCTGACTTAAGTAAATGCGAGCTAACTCAAATACTAGAGGAGCTAGACATAGATGGAAAGAGAAGGGCTGAAACCCTTAGCATAGAAGAGTTTGCGAAAGTAAGTGATGAATTAATTAAATACGTCAAGAAATAA